GTGCCCGAGCCGTGTGTCTCGACGTAGTCCACGTCCGCAGGGGTGAGCCCCGCGGCCGCGAGCGCGTCGCTCATCACGCGCCGCATCGCCGGCACGCTGGGCGCCGAGAGGCTCACGCCGCGGCCCGTGCTCGTGGATGCCCCTCCGCGCAGCAGCGCGAGCACGGGGTTGCCGTCGGCGAGCGCCTGCGAGTAGCGCTTGAGCACCAGCAAGGCACAGCCCTCGCTCCGGACCGCGCCGTCCGCCTTCGCGTCGAACGCCTTGACGCGGCCGTCCCGGGACATGAGCTCAAGCTTGCAGAAGTGGAATGAAATCTCTGGCTGCAGCAGCAGCGTCACGCCACCGGCAATCGCGAGGTCCGACTCCCCCCTCCGCAGGCTCTCGGCGGCCAGGTGCAGCGCCACCAGCGACGAGGCGCACGCAGCCTCGATGGACAGCGACGGTCCGTGGAACCCGAACACGTGGGACAGGCGGCCACTGGCGACGCTGGTGAGGTGATCCGTCACGCTGAAGTCATCCAGGTGCCCGGGCTCGCGAACGCGGTTGTACCCCTGGTCTGCAAGCCCCACGAAGACGCCCGTGCGGCTGCCGGCGAGCCCCGTCGGAGACTCACCCGCGCTCTCCAGCGCCTCCCAGCAGACCTCCAAGAGCAGGCGCTGCTGCGGATCCATCCGCGCCGCTTCCTCCTCGGAGATGCCGAACGGCAGCGGGTCAAACTGATCCGCGCCCTCAAGAAAGCCTCCCCAGCGGCCGTACATCTTCCCGCGCACGTCCGGATCCGGGTGAAAGAGCGCGTCGATGTCCCAGCGGCTCTTGGGGATCTCGGTGATGCCGCTCCTCCCTTCCTGCAACAGACGCCAAAAGGCCTCCGGAGAGTTGGCGCCGCCCGGGAAGCGGCCCCCCATGCCGATCACGGCCACTGGGTCGCCCTCCGGCTGCTCGCCTTGCAACAACGAAAGGAGAGAGGACCGCTCTTCCGCATTGAGGCCGGAGAGCAGCTGCGCCATGGCACCGCGTACCTCGTCCCTCATCACCTCTCCTCTGCACGAGATGTGCGGCCACCTGCGGAGCGCCGAAAAAAGCGGCTACGCCGTCGCCTGGGTCCTGATGTGGACAGAGCCGGGCCGAGCCTTTGGGGAACGGCCTGAAAGGGAGACCGGCCCACCAAGAGCAACAAACGTCGAATAGGCTACAATTCGTGAGAAAGAGATGTAAACCACGCCAGGGGTCTGGCGTTTGCGCGGCTTGCAACCGACCCACCAGGCAGTGAAGCCGGCGCGAGCACATCAACGTGCTCAAGCAGCCGGCTTCGCGAGACACAGAGCGCAGAAAATAAAAAAGCCCAGGGGTTACCTGGGCTTCATGGAGCGGGAAAAGGGATTTGAACCCTCGACCCTCGCCTTGGCAAGGCGATGCTCTACCGCTGAGCTATTCCCGCATCTGCTGCCCGCCGCCGCGTTTCCGCGCCGTCGAAGCGAGGCGGGGTATACCGACCCGCTCCTGGCCCGTCAAGCATTCTGTGCATCGGGTTTTCCGCGCCGGGCGAGCATCGCCAAGAACGCCCGGAAGTACACCACCGCGCTCCACACCGAGAACGCGCTCGACAGGTACACCAGCACCCGGCCCACCAAGTTGTAGTCCACCGTCACCACCCGGAAGCCCAAATCCAGTGGATGAACATAGTGAACGCAGAGTGAAATGATCCCCACGAGCTGGAGGCTCGTCTTCCACTTGCCCTCCTGCCCCGCGGCGATGACCATTCCCTCGCTCGCCGCGATGGTGCGCAGCCCGCTGACGATGAGCTCGCGCGCCAGCAGCACGATGACCACCCAGGCGGCCACCCGCCCCAGCCGCACCATCATCACCAGCGCCGCCATGGCGATGAGCTTGTCGGCCAGTGGGTCCATGAACTTGCCCACCACCGTGATGAGGTTCCACTTGCGCGCCAGGTACCCGTCCACCACGTCCGTGATGGAGGCCACGGCGAACACCATGCCCGCCATCAGCGAGTAGAACGGATCCGCGTCGTAGGTGAACCACACGAACAGCGGAATCAGGAGGATCCGGCCCATCGTCAGCATGTTGGGCAGGTTCCAGAACTCTTGGATGAGCACGCTCTCCTTGCGAGCCGCCCGGCGTCTCGCCCGCTCCTCGCGCTTTCGCTGCTTCCTCGTGGCTCGGTCCATGGGGGCGGGTTCTAGCGGACCGGCAGGCAGATGAGGGCAAATCCTTCGCCACTCAGCTCCACCGCCGTCTTGAGGATCTCTCCGGCCCCTCCGTGCAGCAGGGCCACCACCCGGGGCGTCAGGTTCCCCTGCCAGCCCACCAGGTGCGTCAGCGGCACCGACACCGGGCGCTGCATCCCCACCGGCACCAGCCGCAGCGGCCCCGCCAGGCTCAGCAGCACCTTCCCACTGCCCCGCAGGTGCACCAGGTCCAGGTCCGGCGCCACCTCCGAGGGCACCCGGCCGTTCTCGAACACCACCGGCTCCTCGAAGCCGAAGACGCTCTCGTCCCGGAAGTAGGCAGACTCCTCCCCCAGGTCCATGGCCACGAAGGAGCGGCGCGCGGCCGGCTCCACGAAGAGCGCCCCCTGCCCGCTGGCGCGCACCATCTGTCCCGCGCCCTCCCCGAACGGCTTGTCCGTGGCACGGCCCCGGAACCGCTTCGTCTCGGGCTGGAAGGTGAGGTTGCCGGAAAAGGCCACCAGTCCCTCCAGCCGGAGCAGCACCTGGCCCGCCACCTTCACCGAGCAGCCTTCCGGCCCCACGGCGAACGTGCCCGGCGCGCCGGGATCCGCCAGGGGCAACACGGGCGCCAGCTCGCCCAGCATCGGGGCCGGCACCACCGGGGCCGCGAAGGCCTCGGTCTCGGCAGGCGCCTCCACGGCGTAGACGTCCGGGACCGGCTCGGGCAGCGGGGCTTCCGCGAAGGCGTCCTCCGCGGGAGGAAGCTCCGCCAGGGCTTCCGGCTCCGGGGCCACCGGCACGGGGGGCGGCTCGTGCTGGGCCATGGCCGCCAGGTCTTCCGCGTTCTCGGGCTCCGCGGTCAGCACCGGCATCCCGTCCTCGGAGAGCTCCTCCAAGGACATCACCGGAACCTCGGACGCGGCCTCCGCAGGGGGCGGGGGCGGCGGCTCCGAGAACGGACTCTCCTGAGGAACCTCCTCGCTGCCCGGCAGGGCCTCGGCCCAGGAGGACGCCTCGGCCAGGGCCCCCATCTCCATGCCCATGGGGGGCGCGGACGCCTCGGGCTCCGCGGCCGGTGCCACCTCCACCGGAGCCACCTCCGGGGCAGCCTCGGCCTGCGGCGCCAGTTCCTCGGCGGACAGCACCGGCAGCTCCAGGGGAGGCTGCTCCGGGGCCTGCTCGGAGCCGAGCGCGTCCGCGTCGATCTCCGGGAACTCGCCCAGGGGCTGGGTCTGCGGCGCGGGGACTTCGTCGAGCCCGAACTGCGCCCCCCAGTCATCCTCCGGGGGCGGCGGGGGTGCCTGGCGCGGCGTGAGCGCGGGCGGCCGGGCCACCAGGCCCGGGGGCGGCGTGGCCACGGGCGGCGTGGGCTCCTCCTCGATGACGTCGATGTCGAGTTCCTCGCTCGCGGCGTCCGCCGGGGGCGCGCTGCCCTGCGGGCTGGCCGCGGCGGGCCGTTCCAGCTCCGGGAAGCCCCGCTCCGGGGCCAGCGGCACCGGCGTCTCCCGGACGAACGTCTCCCCGGCGATGGCGCGGGACATCTTCTCGGCCATGGCATCGCTGCCCGACAGGAGGAAGTGCTCGCGCGCCCGCCCGTACTCGCTCTGCTGGGCCAGCGCCAGCCCCAGGTAGTTGTGCGCCTTCTTGTGGTCCGGCGACAAGTCCACCGCCACCTCGAACTCGCGCACCGCGCGCTGAAGGGCGTTGGTCTTCAGGTACACGAGCCCCAGGTTGACCCGCAGCGTGGGGTCCACGGGGTTCTCCCGCACCAGCATCTCGTAGATTTCCGCCGCCCGGTCGAAGAGCCCCAGCTTGAAATACGTCAGCCCGAGAAGGTTCTGCCCCTTCTCGTTCTTCGGCTGCATCTGGTGGGCCCGCTCGAGGTAGCCCTGGGCCTCGGTGAGCTTCCCGGCCGACAGCAGCTCACCGCCGCGGTAGAGAAGGTTCAGGAACTCGTCGTCAACGGGACCCGTCTCCGGCCCCGCCGCTCGCGTCGTCGCCATCGGCATTCGCTTCGCGGGGCCCGTTGCTGACGAGCCGCTCGCGCTCTTTGTAGTGGTGGTAGAGCTGCAGGACCTTGCGCACGTACTCCTGCGTCTCCGTGTAGGGAGGCACGTTGCCGCCGTACTTGCGGACCGCATGCGGCCCCGCGTTGTACGCGGCGATCATCTTCACCATGTCCCCCTCGAAGGTGTTGGCGAGCACCCGCAGGTAGCGCACCCCGCCCTCGATGTTCTCCTTCTCGTCGAAGATGTCCTTCACGTACATCTCCGTCGCCGTCTGGGGCATGAGCTGCATCAGCCCACAGGCGCCCTTGGGGGACACGGCTTTGGGGTCGAAGTTGCTCTCGGCCTGGATGATGGCGCGCACCAGGCTCGCGGGGATGCGGTAGCGCTGGGAGGCCGTGGAGACGTGCGGCTCGAGCTCCTCGGGGATGCTCGACCGCCCGCGCACGGCGGAGGAGGCCTTGGGCGCCTCGGTGAAGGTGCCCTTGAGCTTGCGGGCCTTCTTGCCCCCCGGCGGCGGCACGTTCGTATAGATGATGGTGCCGTCCTTCTCCACGTAGCGGTAGATGCCCTCGGAGGCCCAGGCCCCCAGGGGAAGCAGCAACCCGCAGAGAATGATGGCGAAGCGCATGCGCATGGCGGCCCGGTAACCTTAGACCTCCGCCAGAAAGTCCTCAAGAAAACGCCTTGTTTCCGGCACTTACACCCGTTAAGGGTCGCACCCATGCCCCAGCGCTTCGACTTCCTCGTCCTAGGGGGCGGTGTCGCAGGCCTCTCCTTCGCCCTCCAAGCCGCCCGGCATGGCTCCGTGGCCGTGCTGACCAAGCGTGAACGTTACGAGAGCAACACCCAGTACGCCCAGGGGGGCATCGCCAGCGTGCTGGCCCCCACCGACAGCTTCGAGGCCCACGTCCAGGACACCCTGGTGGCCGGCGCGGGGCTCAACCACCTGGACGCGGTGGAAGTCACGGTGCGCGAGGGGCCCCAGCGCATCCAGGAGCTCGTCGAGTTCGGCGCCGAGTTCAACCGGCACTCCAGCGGCGAGTTCGACCTGACGCGCGAGGGCGGCCACTCCGCGCGGCGCATCATCCACGCCGGGGACATCACCGGCCGCGAGGTGCAGCGCGCCCTGCTCGCCGCGTGCGATGCCCAGCCCAACATCACCTTCCTGCAGCACACCGCCGCGATTGATCTCATCCTCGACCGGCGCACCACCCCGGGGAAGGCTGGCCGGTGCGTGGGCGCGTACGTGCTCGCCGAGAACGGCCGCATCGACACGTTCCTGTGCAAGGTGACGGTGCTGGCCACCGGCGGCGCGGGCAAGGTGTACCTGTACACCTCCAACCCGGATGTGGCCACGGGGGACGGGGTGGCCATGGCCTACCGGGCGGGCGCCCAGGTGGCCAACATGGAGTTCTACCAGTTCCACCCCACGTGCCTGTACCACCCGGAGGCCAAGAGCTTCCTCATCAGCGAGGCGCTCCGGGGCGAGGGCGGCAAGCTGCGGCTGCGCAACGGGCAGACCTTCATGGAGCGCTACCACCCCATGGGCGCGCTGGCCCCCCGCGACGTGGTGGCCCGCGCCATCGACGCGGAGCTCAAGCGCACCGGCGATGACTGCGTCCACCTGGACATGACGCACCTGGGGCGCGCGTTCCTCACCGACCGCTTCCCCAACATCTACTCCACCTGCAAGGCCTTCAACATCGACATGGCCGTGCAGCCCATCCCCGTGGTGCCCGCGGCCCACTACATGTGCGGCGGCGTGGTGACGGATCTGCACGGCCGCACCTCCGTACCCGGCCTGTACGCGGTGGGCGAGGTGGCCCACACCGGGCTGCATGGGGCCAACCGGCTCGCCTCCAACTCGCTGCTGGAGGGGCTCGTCTTCGGGCACCGGGCCGCCGTGACCACCGCCGATGAGGTCCGCGCCCTCACCTCCTCCCCCCAGGAGGCCCCCGAGTGGGATGCCGGCAGCGCGGTGGACTCGGACGAGAGCGTCGTCGTCACCCACAACTGGGATGAGATCCGCCGGCTCATGTGGAACTACGTGGGCATCGTCCGCACGGACAAGCGGTTGATGCGCGCCCGGCGCCGGTTGGACCTGCTGCGCGAGGAGATCCGCGACTACTACTGGCGCTTCAAGGTGACGCCGGACGTCATCGAGCTGCGCAACATCGCCGACGTGGCCCACCTCATCGTCGACTGCGCCAGCCGCCGCAAGGAGAGCCGCGGCCTGCACTTCACGCTCGACTACCCCAACACGGATGACCACCACGGGCTGCGCGACACGGTGGTCTCCCGCGGGCCCTGAGGACCGATGGCGCGCAAGCCTCGCATCCTGGATACCCCCAGCCCCGCCCCCGCCTCGGCCCCCGAGCCCCCGCCCCGGCGGTGGACGCCGGTGTGCACGGCCGTGCTCGCCCTCTCGGTGGTGATGTTCTTCCTGGATGGGTTCCTGCTGCGCCGGGGGCTGATTCCCGGCGGCGAGTGGCTGGAGCGGGTGGGCAAGCCGCTCGCCCTCTACGGCCCCCTGGTCCAGCACGGCCAGCCCTGGCGCGTCATCACCTATGCCTTCGAGCACGGCGGCCCCATCCACCTGCTCTTCAACATGTCGGCGGCCTTCACGCTCGGCCCCAGCCTGGAGCGGGCCATTGGCCCGTGGCGCTTCCTGGGGCTCTCGCTGGTGACGTGCGTGGGCTCGGCCGCCTTCGCGCTGCTGTTCGACTTCGAGCAGCCCACCGTGGGCGCCTCGGGCATGATTCTGGGCTGGCTGGGCGCGCTGCTGCCCATCTCCCCGGGCTACACGCGGCGGCAGCTGGGCATGTGGCTGCTGCAGATTGCCCTCATCAGCCTCATTCCGGGCGTGAGCTGGGCGGGGCACCTGGGCGGTGTCCTCTTTGGCCTGCCCTGCGGCCTAGCGCTGAAGATGGGCAAGGCCGTCTACGCGCGCGCCCTGCCCCTGCTGCTCTTCATCGCCGCCGTGGTGGCCCTGTTCGCGGCCTACCCGGAGCGGCGCGGAGGTTTCTGACATGGCGTTGAAGACGGTGTGCGTGTTCTGTGGCTCGCGGCCGGGGGCCCGGCCCGAGTTCCTCGCCTCGGCCACGGCGCTGGGCCAGGAGCTCGTCCGGCGCGGGCTCACGCTCGTCTACGGCGGGGCCAGCGTGGGGTTGATGGGGGCCGTGGCGGACGCGGTGCTCTCCAGCGGGGGCCGGGCCGTGGGAGTGCTCCCGGTCTCCCTCCAGCAGCGGGAAATTGGCCACACCGGCCTGCAGGAGCTGCACCTGGTCAACTCCATGCACGAGCGCAAGGCGCTCATGGCCCAGCGCTCGGATGCCTTCATCGCCCTGCCCGGCGGCTTCGGCACCTTCGAGGAGCTGTTCGAAATCGTCACCTGGGGGCAGCTCGGCCTGCACCAGAAGCCCATGGGCCTGCTGGACGTGGCGGGCTACTACCAGCCGCTCCTGGCCATGGTCCGCCGCGCCGTGGACGAGGGCTTCATCCCCGAGGCGCAGGCCCTGCCCTTCGCCGTGAGCCCCTCCCCGGAGGCGCTGCTGGATCGGCTCCAGGCGGGGCCCACGCTCCAGGCGGCCGAGAAGTGGCTGCGGCGCACCGAGGAGACGTAAGCCCTCAGCGCGCGTGCACCCGCAGCTCGGCGTGGCCCAGCGTGGAGGCCAGGCGCAGGTGGACGTGGCTCGCCGTGGGCGGAATCACCGGCGTGCCGTCCGTGAGCACCTTCGGGAAGCGGACCCGGTAGGCAATCCAGAACACCCCCATGTAGGGGTAGAACGAGCGCATGGACAGGTTCGAGCGGCCCAGGCGCTCGATGGAGGCCGGCTCCACCTCCATGGAGGGCGTCAACAGCACCATGCGCCAGATGGTGTTCTTCCGGCCGAAGTCCTCGAAGCGGTAGTCGTTGACGTGGACGCCGAGCCAGAACTCGTGGAACTCGGCCTCCTCGGCGCGCTCCTTGGCCAGCAGCTCCTCCACGCGGGGCTTGGGCAGGTACTGGAACTGGGCCAGGCGCTGCACGCGCGCTTCCCGGAAAGCCAGCGTCTGGAACGTGGCCCCGGCGAACATCCGCGTGTCGAACCCGTCGTAGATCTCCGCCCGGTCCGAGTACTGCAGAAAGAGCTCCTGGTAGGCCTGCTCGGCCCGGCGGTCCGACAGCTGGGGGGCCGGGTCTCCAATGGTGGGAGGCGTGGTGGTACAGCTGGCCAGCAGCCCCAGCAGCCCCGAAATCAGCAGGCACCTCTTCACGGGATGAAGTCCTTGCGCGTGTAGAGCGAGAAGAGCCGGTGGCCCGCGGCCTCCACGGCCTCGCGTCCACCCTCGAGCCGGTCCACCAGCGCGAAGGCGCCCAGCACGTTGAGCCCCTCGGCCTGGGCCCGCTCAATCGCCTTGAGGGTGGAGCCGCCCGTCGTCACCACGTCCTCGACGATGGCCACCGGCGCGTGCTGGCCGAGCGCCGCCAGCCCTTCGATCCACTGCCCCGTGCCGTGCCCCTTGGGCTCCTTGCGGACGATGAAGGCCTCGATGGGAGAGCCCGCCAGGTAGCTGGTGAGGCTCACCGCCGAGGCGAGAGGGTCCGCGCCCAGCGTCAGCCCGCCCACCCCCACCGCCAGCGAGGCCTCGCGCAGGATGACATCCAGCAGCAACCGGCCGATGAGGAAGTGGCCCTCGGCCATGAGCGCCGTGCGCTTGCAGTCGATGTAGAAGTCCGACTCCTTGCCGGAGGAGAGCACCACGCGGCGCCGCTCGAAGGAGCGCTCGGTCAGCAGTTCCAACAACCGCGCATGGTCACGTGCCAGGGGCGTCGCCATCACAGGTTCTCCAGGTACTCCACCAGCTCGGACGAGTACCGCAGTTGCATCAGCAGCTCCGCCCGGCGTGCCTCATCCAACGAGAGGAACACGTCGGCGAGCAGGGACAGATCCTGGTTGAGGGCGCCCAGCCGCTGGGCGGCGTCCGCGGCCAGCTCGTCCGCGTCCACTTCCTCCTCCATCGACTCCGGCGCCAGCGAGTCGTCGGACTCCAGCGCCTTCTCCAGCATGTCCCGCGCCGCGGCGCTCAGGCGCCCCGCGGACTCCAGCGACTCGCGCTTGGCCTCCAGCTCCTCGCGGTCCACGGGGTTGGCGTGAATGGCCGCCGCCAGGGCGATGAGCAGCGCGTCCTCGTCCGACAGCGCCTCGTGGACGCGCGCCTGGACCCGGTCCCGCTTGAGGAAGCGCAGGGCCGCCACGCGCCGGAAGCCGCAGATGATCTGGTAGCGATCCTGCCCCACGGCGCGCACGTCCACCGGGAACAGCTGCCCCAGCCGGGCGATGTCCGTGGCCAGCGCGGAGATCTCCCCGGGCGGACGGATGCGGAAGGTGGCGTCCTCCTCCAGCTGCTCCAGCGGCAGCGAGGCCAGCACCATCCGGTCCAGCGAAGGCGGCGGCCGCAGCTCGGCCGCGGGCTCCGGGGAGGGCTCCTCCCGAGGCTCGTCGGCGGGCTCGGCCTGCGCGGACGGAGCCTCGGCGGCGGGCTCCTCCGGCGTGCCTTGCGGCTCCCCGCCATGCGAAGCCTCCGCCTCGCCCGGAGCGGACTCGCCGGAGGCAGCCGTGTCCGGGGACGGCTCCGTCCCCCCTTCGGGCAAAGCGCCCTGCCCCGGCTCCTCGGGGTGAGCGGATGCCCCCTCCTGCGGCGGAGGGGCCGAAGACTGCTCCTGTGGCATCTCCGGCTGCCCGTCCTCTCCGTCGACCCTGTTCTCGGCGTCCATCGGTACCCCTGGCTCGGCCCGGCACCGTGCCGCGCACGTCACCGGGGCGGCACGGCGAAAGCCCGCCCTAGCGGGCCTTCTTCTTCACCACGACCTTTTTCTTCGCACCCGCTCCCACCACGGGAGGCACGGGCGCGGACACCTCGGTGCGCGCCGCGGCCGCGGCGGCAGGCGGCGGCGGCGGCAGCGGCTTGGACGCGGGCTTCGCCGGAGGCGGCGGGGGCACGGGACGCGACGGGGGCGTGGGGGCCGCCGTGCGCGCGGGCACCGCCGGGCGGGCGGGCACCGTGGCCACCGCACGCGTGGTGGGGCGGGCCACCGCCGGGCGCGAGGCGGGCACGCGGCCCGGCTCCACTTCGCCCATGTCCACCCGGCCCCGGAAGCTGGCGCCGTCCACGATGATGACGCGCGGAGAGTGGATGTCCCCCACCATGCGGCCCTCGCGGGTGAGCTCCACGCTCTCGGTGGCGTTGATGTTGCCCACCACCACGCCGCTGATGATGGCGTTGCGCACGGCCACGTTGGCCTTCACCACGCCCGTGGTCTCCACGATGAGGGTCTTGCTGAGCGTCAGCTCGCCCTCGACCCGTCCCCGGACGGTGAGGTCCTCATCGCCGGTGAGCCTGCCGCTGATGAGGATGGAGGGCCCCACCACCGTGTTGTCCCCGGACGCGCCGGTCAGATCCTTCGCCGTCGCCACGCGTCACCGCTCCTTCTGGTCCATGTCGACGTTGCCCTTGAACGAGGCCCCGTCGGCAATGAGGATGCGGGGGGCCTTGATGTCGCCCACCACGCGGCAGTCCGTCTTCAGCTCGACCTTGTCGCTGGCGACGATGTTGCCCGTCACCCGGCCGGCGATCTCCACGTTCTGCGTCTCGATGTCCGCCTCGACGACGCCGCTGCCCTCCACGTAGAGGCTCTCCTTGAGGGAGATCTTCCCCTTCACCGTGCCCTGGATGACCAGGT
This genomic interval from Stigmatella aurantiaca contains the following:
- the pgsA gene encoding CDP-diacylglycerol--glycerol-3-phosphate 3-phosphatidyltransferase, coding for MDRATRKQRKREERARRRAARKESVLIQEFWNLPNMLTMGRILLIPLFVWFTYDADPFYSLMAGMVFAVASITDVVDGYLARKWNLITVVGKFMDPLADKLIAMAALVMMVRLGRVAAWVVIVLLARELIVSGLRTIAASEGMVIAAGQEGKWKTSLQLVGIISLCVHYVHPLDLGFRVVTVDYNLVGRVLVYLSSAFSVWSAVVYFRAFLAMLARRGKPDAQNA
- a CDS encoding tetratricopeptide repeat protein, yielding MATTRAAGPETGPVDDEFLNLLYRGGELLSAGKLTEAQGYLERAHQMQPKNEKGQNLLGLTYFKLGLFDRAAEIYEMLVRENPVDPTLRVNLGLVYLKTNALQRAVREFEVAVDLSPDHKKAHNYLGLALAQQSEYGRAREHFLLSGSDAMAEKMSRAIAGETFVRETPVPLAPERGFPELERPAAASPQGSAPPADAASEELDIDVIEEEPTPPVATPPPGLVARPPALTPRQAPPPPPEDDWGAQFGLDEVPAPQTQPLGEFPEIDADALGSEQAPEQPPLELPVLSAEELAPQAEAAPEVAPVEVAPAAEPEASAPPMGMEMGALAEASSWAEALPGSEEVPQESPFSEPPPPPPAEAASEVPVMSLEELSEDGMPVLTAEPENAEDLAAMAQHEPPPVPVAPEPEALAELPPAEDAFAEAPLPEPVPDVYAVEAPAETEAFAAPVVPAPMLGELAPVLPLADPGAPGTFAVGPEGCSVKVAGQVLLRLEGLVAFSGNLTFQPETKRFRGRATDKPFGEGAGQMVRASGQGALFVEPAARRSFVAMDLGEESAYFRDESVFGFEEPVVFENGRVPSEVAPDLDLVHLRGSGKVLLSLAGPLRLVPVGMQRPVSVPLTHLVGWQGNLTPRVVALLHGGAGEILKTAVELSGEGFALICLPVR
- a CDS encoding lytic transglycosylase domain-containing protein, which codes for MRMRFAIILCGLLLPLGAWASEGIYRYVEKDGTIIYTNVPPPGGKKARKLKGTFTEAPKASSAVRGRSSIPEELEPHVSTASQRYRIPASLVRAIIQAESNFDPKAVSPKGACGLMQLMPQTATEMYVKDIFDEKENIEGGVRYLRVLANTFEGDMVKMIAAYNAGPHAVRKYGGNVPPYTETQEYVRKVLQLYHHYKERERLVSNGPREANADGDDASGGAGDGSR
- the nadB gene encoding L-aspartate oxidase, with the protein product MPQRFDFLVLGGGVAGLSFALQAARHGSVAVLTKRERYESNTQYAQGGIASVLAPTDSFEAHVQDTLVAGAGLNHLDAVEVTVREGPQRIQELVEFGAEFNRHSSGEFDLTREGGHSARRIIHAGDITGREVQRALLAACDAQPNITFLQHTAAIDLILDRRTTPGKAGRCVGAYVLAENGRIDTFLCKVTVLATGGAGKVYLYTSNPDVATGDGVAMAYRAGAQVANMEFYQFHPTCLYHPEAKSFLISEALRGEGGKLRLRNGQTFMERYHPMGALAPRDVVARAIDAELKRTGDDCVHLDMTHLGRAFLTDRFPNIYSTCKAFNIDMAVQPIPVVPAAHYMCGGVVTDLHGRTSVPGLYAVGEVAHTGLHGANRLASNSLLEGLVFGHRAAVTTADEVRALTSSPQEAPEWDAGSAVDSDESVVVTHNWDEIRRLMWNYVGIVRTDKRLMRARRRLDLLREEIRDYYWRFKVTPDVIELRNIADVAHLIVDCASRRKESRGLHFTLDYPNTDDHHGLRDTVVSRGP
- a CDS encoding rhomboid family intramembrane serine protease, producing the protein MARKPRILDTPSPAPASAPEPPPRRWTPVCTAVLALSVVMFFLDGFLLRRGLIPGGEWLERVGKPLALYGPLVQHGQPWRVITYAFEHGGPIHLLFNMSAAFTLGPSLERAIGPWRFLGLSLVTCVGSAAFALLFDFEQPTVGASGMILGWLGALLPISPGYTRRQLGMWLLQIALISLIPGVSWAGHLGGVLFGLPCGLALKMGKAVYARALPLLLFIAAVVALFAAYPERRGGF
- a CDS encoding TIGR00730 family Rossman fold protein, which codes for MALKTVCVFCGSRPGARPEFLASATALGQELVRRGLTLVYGGASVGLMGAVADAVLSSGGRAVGVLPVSLQQREIGHTGLQELHLVNSMHERKALMAQRSDAFIALPGGFGTFEELFEIVTWGQLGLHQKPMGLLDVAGYYQPLLAMVRRAVDEGFIPEAQALPFAVSPSPEALLDRLQAGPTLQAAEKWLRRTEET
- the pyrE gene encoding orotate phosphoribosyltransferase — its product is MATPLARDHARLLELLTERSFERRRVVLSSGKESDFYIDCKRTALMAEGHFLIGRLLLDVILREASLAVGVGGLTLGADPLASAVSLTSYLAGSPIEAFIVRKEPKGHGTGQWIEGLAALGQHAPVAIVEDVVTTGGSTLKAIERAQAEGLNVLGAFALVDRLEGGREAVEAAGHRLFSLYTRKDFIP
- a CDS encoding ParB/RepB/Spo0J family partition protein, which produces MDAENRVDGEDGQPEMPQEQSSAPPPQEGASAHPEEPGQGALPEGGTEPSPDTAASGESAPGEAEASHGGEPQGTPEEPAAEAPSAQAEPADEPREEPSPEPAAELRPPPSLDRMVLASLPLEQLEEDATFRIRPPGEISALATDIARLGQLFPVDVRAVGQDRYQIICGFRRVAALRFLKRDRVQARVHEALSDEDALLIALAAAIHANPVDREELEAKRESLESAGRLSAAARDMLEKALESDDSLAPESMEEEVDADELAADAAQRLGALNQDLSLLADVFLSLDEARRAELLMQLRYSSELVEYLENL
- a CDS encoding bactofilin family protein, translating into MATAKDLTGASGDNTVVGPSILISGRLTGDEDLTVRGRVEGELTLSKTLIVETTGVVKANVAVRNAIISGVVVGNINATESVELTREGRMVGDIHSPRVIIVDGASFRGRVDMGEVEPGRVPASRPAVARPTTRAVATVPARPAVPARTAAPTPPSRPVPPPPPAKPASKPLPPPPPAAAAAARTEVSAPVPPVVGAGAKKKVVVKKKAR
- a CDS encoding bactofilin family protein, with protein sequence MANTVIGSSIVIDGEISGDEDLVIQGTVKGKISLKESLYVEGSGVVEADIETQNVEIAGRVTGNIVASDKVELKTDCRVVGDIKAPRILIADGASFKGNVDMDQKER